CCTATCTCCAATGAAGCAGGGGCTTTTAAGCCGCTGCGGCGAACAAAATGATGGCCCAACAAGATTGGCTGTGGCCTTTAGACTGCAGGAACAGGATTTTGGCCCCCAATTGTTAGGGATTTGTTAAATGTGGAAATAATGTAACAAAATGAAAAAGGGCAAAAGTTCGGTCTGGTTGCTAGCTGGGTAGGTCTGGTTGCTAGCAGAGTAGGTCTGGTTGCTAGCTGGGTAGGGGGACTATTCGGGACTGTTCAGAATTTTGTGTATTAGAATAAAATTAGTACTCGTTATGGGCCGATGGTTTTAACCATCGGCTCATTTTATTGCGCCTAGCATGGCCTCTTTTGTTGCTGTGGGTTTCAACCCACAGGTACTATAAAATGTCAATCATCGCCTAGGGGCTTGTCCCTAGGCAGCAAAAAGGAGAAACACAAAATTTTAAATAGTCTCAAAAAACACAACTACTCCCCAAATTTCCGCATAAGGAGCTGGACCATCTTAATCAAAGAGAAGGTATCGAGTTGGCAATAATCGATTAGGGCTTGGCGGGTTTGGGCTTGCTCTTGAGGCGGCTGTTGGTCCAACTGCCACCAAGCATCGGCAGCGGCTAGGCCCTCGGCAATGGGGAGCTCATCATAGCTCATTTGGGGAAGTAAAACGGGCAATACCTTTTTGAGGGAGCTGCGGCCCTCAAATTTAGCGTCTATATAGAGTCCTTTGGTCACAATTTCTTCTAGGTCCACTAAGCGCTCATTGAGGCGGTATAAAAAATCTCGATGTTCGGGATAGCGTTTGGCGAGTTCTCTGTTGCGTTCTCTTTCAAAGGTTTTGTGCCAGACCAAAATGCTGCCTTGGGGCTGGGCCGCATCTAAGAGGGCTTGCATCAGGCCAGCGGTGGGTTCTTTTTTGTCTTGGGCCAAAAAGTTGGTAGAAACAATATCCTCTGTTTCTTTATTGGGCCAAACTTGCCAGCTAAACTGAAAGGGAATATGTTGGAAGGGGCGGCTATGGGGAATAAAGGGAACGGCTGGATTGACCGCCTCATAATCTAGGGCCTGCAAGGGAAACTGGAGTTGGGCCAACCATTCTTTTAGGGCGGGAACATCTACCTGAGCTTGGCCCGTTTTGGCCGATTGTTGTTGGAGCAGCCAGCGTTCGGGCAGAAGTTTGGGATCCAATTCTGTGAGGTCCCATTTTTTTTGGGCCAGGGCTTGGTCCAAAGGTGGCCGATCTAGGCGGTGGCGGGGCAATTGAAAAATGCTAAAGGCTGGAATCTCTTGGCCGTGATATTTTTGAATAAAGGGGCAGGCCAGCTTCTTTTTGCAAAAACTTTGGCCATCCCATTTTGGGGTTGTTTTTTGGAGGCGGAGCGCCTCGGCCTTTTGCATGAGCAGAGCGGTTTCTGCTCTGAGCTCGGCAAGTTCTTGGCCTAGGGGGTGGATTTTAAGCAGGCGTTTGGGGGGAATTTCTCCGCCGGGGTAGCGATAATCCTTATCGATCCAGATGGCATAGCATTGTTCCACTTCATAGCCCGCCAGACAAAAGAGATGATAACTAAAGGCCCATTCCTTCAGGTATTTTTCCTTAAAGCCATGTTTGGGCGAATAGACTGAGCCCGAGGCCCGCACAAAATAGAGGCGAACTTGATCGGGATGATTGGGACTGGCCTTAATAAAATCTACGGCAGCTCGCCAGGGGCCAAAGCTCGCCCAGATAGGATCTTGGTCTTGCAGCTCAATGCGTTGAGCGGCCAGTTGGCGGAGCTCGGGGGCGAGGGGGTAGGGCAGGCGGGGGCGGGGCGTTTCGGCCTGTTGGGCCAGCCAAAACTCTCTGGGACAATCGATAAACTGCTGTAAATCGGGAAAATGCAAACTACTCATAAGAAAAGGACTTCAGTAAAGGGGCGCAAAATGGGCGCCTAAGGGCCACAAGATACAGAAGTTAGGCTATATATCGCCTTTTTTGGTCTAGCAGGCGGCGAAGCCGCCGCAAAGGCGCGCAGCGCCTCGGCTGAGGGGCTGTAGCAGGGCCGCCGCAGGCGGCAGACCAAAGCGGCGCAGCCGCTGCAGGGCCGAGCAGAGAGCGAGCTGCGAAACGGCCCGACCCGAGCGCAGCGAGTGGGCAGCCCCAAAAAAACAGCAGAAAAAAGCAACTGATTGTAAACCCAATGTTTAGGCAGTGTTTTTTTAAAGAAAATATTTCTTTTTGAGGGCCGAAAAAGGGGGATAGCTAAATTCTATTAAAAATATAACGCTTGAAATAAAATTCTACTAAAATTTAAAAGTGTAAAATATAAAAAGCTAAAAAAGCTAAAATTTGGGGGGTCGATAAAATTTTATTTTGTTTAAAGTTTGTCTAACTAAAAAAATGACCTTAGATTTGCATCAGCAAAGGGGAAGCCCCCTGCATTAAAATTTAAAGTTACTTCAAGACGATATATAAGATGAAACATATAATTACCTTAATTTGCTGTTGTTTTTTTGCCCTACAAGTTTCTTGGGCGCAATCTACAAAGACCCTCGTACAAACCTTGCCTTTGGCTGCGGCCACGGCTAGTTTAGAAATTGCGGCAGAGGTAGAAATTGAGTATTGGGAAGAGGAGCAAGTTCGGATTACCACCGAAGTGATTGCGGAGAATGTGAGCGAGGCCATTTTGAAAAAGCTAGTGATGATTGGCCGTTATAATATTGTACAAAAAGAGACTCCTAAAGGCTTGGTATTGTACATGCCTAAGATGGAACATCAGGTAATTTTGCGCGGACAAATTCTGGACGAGCAGCTCAAGATAAAAGTACAGCTCCCCAAGGGGATGAAGCTACAAACAATAGATAAATCAGCGCTTTAGACGCAAAAAAGAGTTAGATTTATTTAGTGTATGAACAAGGGTGAAAGCCGAGGCAGTAAGGAGCTTCGGCTTTTTT
This genomic interval from Saprospira grandis contains the following:
- a CDS encoding DUF2779 domain-containing protein; this encodes MSSLHFPDLQQFIDCPREFWLAQQAETPRPRLPYPLAPELRQLAAQRIELQDQDPIWASFGPWRAAVDFIKASPNHPDQVRLYFVRASGSVYSPKHGFKEKYLKEWAFSYHLFCLAGYEVEQCYAIWIDKDYRYPGGEIPPKRLLKIHPLGQELAELRAETALLMQKAEALRLQKTTPKWDGQSFCKKKLACPFIQKYHGQEIPAFSIFQLPRHRLDRPPLDQALAQKKWDLTELDPKLLPERWLLQQQSAKTGQAQVDVPALKEWLAQLQFPLQALDYEAVNPAVPFIPHSRPFQHIPFQFSWQVWPNKETEDIVSTNFLAQDKKEPTAGLMQALLDAAQPQGSILVWHKTFERERNRELAKRYPEHRDFLYRLNERLVDLEEIVTKGLYIDAKFEGRSSLKKVLPVLLPQMSYDELPIAEGLAAADAWWQLDQQPPQEQAQTRQALIDYCQLDTFSLIKMVQLLMRKFGE